From Anopheles coluzzii chromosome 3, AcolN3, whole genome shotgun sequence, the proteins below share one genomic window:
- the LOC120959875 gene encoding ethanolaminephosphotransferase 1 isoform X3 — MIGIKYLNDAHLKGFEKYKYNCVDTSILSVYVMHPFWNKVVLFCPRWIAPNLLTFTGFLLTVVNFFLIAYYDYDFRAATETPIPIPDWVWILAAINLFVAYTLDGIDGKQARRTGTSGPLGELFDHGLDSYSAVLIPIYMFTIFGAADLPPVRMFFITLNVFMNFYLPHVEKYLTGVMFLPWGYDFVMWGVSITLAITGIFGAEFWQIPVFGMKPCHIFELTLYISAVITSHPIIIYNVYKSYRDKTGKMRSFREAIRPLVPLSSLFILCTLWVLCSRNGIIDMEPRLYFVMCGTLFSNICCRLIVAQMSDTRADLWNGLLNLLCVVTLFSVLPYPSLGLPELSIEIERYLLYGLTVCVTIAHLHYGAGVVREMCHHFRIRCFKIAPHDKPLLSY; from the exons atgatcggGATTAAATACCTCAACGATGCCCACCTCAAGGGGTTCGAAAAGTACAAG TACAACTGCGTCGATACTAGTATTCTTAGTGTGTATGTTATGCACCCGTTCTGGAACAAGGTGGTCCTGTTCTGTCCCCGGTGGATAGCGCCCAATCTACTCACCTTCACCGGCTTTCTACTGACCGTGGTAAACTTCTTCTTGATCGCGTACTACGATTACGACTTCCGCGCGGCCACCGAAACTCCCATACCCATACCGGACTGGGTATGGATACTGGCGGCAATCAATCTATTCGTAGCTTACACTTTAG ACGGTATCGATGGCAAACAGGCACGTAGAACCGGAACCAGCGGACCGCTGGGCGAACTGTTCGACCATGGTCTCGATTCCTACTCGGCCGTCCTCATACCGATCTACATGTTTACAATATTCGGTGCAGCCGATCTGCCCCCGGTACGCATGTTCTTCATTACACTGAACGTGTTCATGAACTTTTACCTGCCGCATGTGGAGAAGTACCTTACCGGTGTAATGTTCCTGCCCTGGGGTTACGATTTTGTTATGTGG GGCGTTTCGATCACGCTAGCGATCACCGGTATTTTTGGTGCTGAGTTTTGGCAGATCCCGGTGTTCGGCATGAAACCGTGCCACATCTTCGAGCTGACACTGTACATTTCAGCCGTCATTACTAGTCATCCTATTATTATATATAATGTATACAA ATCCTATCGTGACAAAACGGGTAAAATGCGATCATTCAGGGAAGCAATTCGACCCCTCGTACCGCTCAGCAGCCTGTTCATACTCTGCACCCTGTGGGTACTGTGCTCCCGCAATGGTATTATCGACATGGAACCGAGGCTGTACTTTGTAATGTGTGGCACACTGTTCTCTAACATTTGT TGTCGGCTCATCGTAGCACAAATGTCGGACACCCGGGCCGATCTGTGGAACGGGCTGCTTAACTTGCTGTGCGTCGTTACACTCTTCTCCGTCCTGCCGTACCCATCGCTCGGGCTGCCCGAGCTGAGCATCGAGATCGAACGATACCTGCTGTACGGGCTGACCGTGTGCGTAACGATCGCGCACCTTCACTACGGTGCCGGGGTGGTGCGCGAAATGTGCCATCATTTCCGGATTCGCTGCTTCAAA ATAGCGCCGCACGATAAGCCTTTGCTAAGCTACTAA
- the LOC120959875 gene encoding ethanolaminephosphotransferase 1 isoform X1, which produces MIGIKYLNDAHLKGFEKYKYNCVDTSILSVYVMHPFWNKVVLFCPRWIAPNLLTFTGFLLTVVNFFLIAYYDYDFRAATETPIPIPDWVWILAAINLFVAYTLDGIDGKQARRTGTSGPLGELFDHGLDSYSAVLIPIYMFTIFGAADLPPVRMFFITLNVFMNFYLPHVEKYLTGVMFLPWGYDFVMWGVSITLAITGIFGAEFWQIPVFGMKPCHIFELTLYISAVITSHPIIIYNVYKSYRDKTGKMRSFREAIRPLVPLSSLFILCTLWVLCSRNGIIDMEPRLYFVMCGTLFSNICCRLIVAQMSDTRADLWNGLLNLLCVVTLFSVLPYPSLGLPELSIEIERYLLYGLTVCVTIAHLHYGAGVVREMCHHFRIRCFKVRSDASSKRTATTTNNLDVNRNGSHPNKHHLNQRQSKAE; this is translated from the exons atgatcggGATTAAATACCTCAACGATGCCCACCTCAAGGGGTTCGAAAAGTACAAG TACAACTGCGTCGATACTAGTATTCTTAGTGTGTATGTTATGCACCCGTTCTGGAACAAGGTGGTCCTGTTCTGTCCCCGGTGGATAGCGCCCAATCTACTCACCTTCACCGGCTTTCTACTGACCGTGGTAAACTTCTTCTTGATCGCGTACTACGATTACGACTTCCGCGCGGCCACCGAAACTCCCATACCCATACCGGACTGGGTATGGATACTGGCGGCAATCAATCTATTCGTAGCTTACACTTTAG ACGGTATCGATGGCAAACAGGCACGTAGAACCGGAACCAGCGGACCGCTGGGCGAACTGTTCGACCATGGTCTCGATTCCTACTCGGCCGTCCTCATACCGATCTACATGTTTACAATATTCGGTGCAGCCGATCTGCCCCCGGTACGCATGTTCTTCATTACACTGAACGTGTTCATGAACTTTTACCTGCCGCATGTGGAGAAGTACCTTACCGGTGTAATGTTCCTGCCCTGGGGTTACGATTTTGTTATGTGG GGCGTTTCGATCACGCTAGCGATCACCGGTATTTTTGGTGCTGAGTTTTGGCAGATCCCGGTGTTCGGCATGAAACCGTGCCACATCTTCGAGCTGACACTGTACATTTCAGCCGTCATTACTAGTCATCCTATTATTATATATAATGTATACAA ATCCTATCGTGACAAAACGGGTAAAATGCGATCATTCAGGGAAGCAATTCGACCCCTCGTACCGCTCAGCAGCCTGTTCATACTCTGCACCCTGTGGGTACTGTGCTCCCGCAATGGTATTATCGACATGGAACCGAGGCTGTACTTTGTAATGTGTGGCACACTGTTCTCTAACATTTGT TGTCGGCTCATCGTAGCACAAATGTCGGACACCCGGGCCGATCTGTGGAACGGGCTGCTTAACTTGCTGTGCGTCGTTACACTCTTCTCCGTCCTGCCGTACCCATCGCTCGGGCTGCCCGAGCTGAGCATCGAGATCGAACGATACCTGCTGTACGGGCTGACCGTGTGCGTAACGATCGCGCACCTTCACTACGGTGCCGGGGTGGTGCGCGAAATGTGCCATCATTTCCGGATTCGCTGCTTCAAAGTAAGATCGGATGCAAGTAGTAAGCGTACCGCGACCACCACTAATAACCTAGACGTTAACCGTAACGGTAGCCATCCTAACAAGCATCATCTTAACCAACGCCAGAGCAAAGCTGAGTAG
- the LOC120959875 gene encoding ethanolaminephosphotransferase 1 isoform X2, whose translation MIGIKYLNDAHLKGFEKYKYNCVDTSILSVYVMHPFWNKVVLFCPRWIAPNLLTFTGFLLTVVNFFLIAYYDYDFRAATETPIPIPDWVWILAAINLFVAYTLDGIDGKQARRTGTSGPLGELFDHGLDSYSAVLIPIYMFTIFGAADLPPVRMFFITLNVFMNFYLPHVEKYLTGVMFLPWGYDFVMWGVSITLAITGIFGAEFWQIPVFGMKPCHIFELTLYISAVITSHPIIIYNVYKSYRDKTGKMRSFREAIRPLVPLSSLFILCTLWVLCSRNGIIDMEPRLYFVMCGTLFSNICCRLIVAQMSDTRADLWNGLLNLLCVVTLFSVLPYPSLGLPELSIEIERYLLYGLTVCVTIAHLHYGAGVVREMCHHFRIRCFKIPTSPLPQTTPPADDMEDIEL comes from the exons atgatcggGATTAAATACCTCAACGATGCCCACCTCAAGGGGTTCGAAAAGTACAAG TACAACTGCGTCGATACTAGTATTCTTAGTGTGTATGTTATGCACCCGTTCTGGAACAAGGTGGTCCTGTTCTGTCCCCGGTGGATAGCGCCCAATCTACTCACCTTCACCGGCTTTCTACTGACCGTGGTAAACTTCTTCTTGATCGCGTACTACGATTACGACTTCCGCGCGGCCACCGAAACTCCCATACCCATACCGGACTGGGTATGGATACTGGCGGCAATCAATCTATTCGTAGCTTACACTTTAG ACGGTATCGATGGCAAACAGGCACGTAGAACCGGAACCAGCGGACCGCTGGGCGAACTGTTCGACCATGGTCTCGATTCCTACTCGGCCGTCCTCATACCGATCTACATGTTTACAATATTCGGTGCAGCCGATCTGCCCCCGGTACGCATGTTCTTCATTACACTGAACGTGTTCATGAACTTTTACCTGCCGCATGTGGAGAAGTACCTTACCGGTGTAATGTTCCTGCCCTGGGGTTACGATTTTGTTATGTGG GGCGTTTCGATCACGCTAGCGATCACCGGTATTTTTGGTGCTGAGTTTTGGCAGATCCCGGTGTTCGGCATGAAACCGTGCCACATCTTCGAGCTGACACTGTACATTTCAGCCGTCATTACTAGTCATCCTATTATTATATATAATGTATACAA ATCCTATCGTGACAAAACGGGTAAAATGCGATCATTCAGGGAAGCAATTCGACCCCTCGTACCGCTCAGCAGCCTGTTCATACTCTGCACCCTGTGGGTACTGTGCTCCCGCAATGGTATTATCGACATGGAACCGAGGCTGTACTTTGTAATGTGTGGCACACTGTTCTCTAACATTTGT TGTCGGCTCATCGTAGCACAAATGTCGGACACCCGGGCCGATCTGTGGAACGGGCTGCTTAACTTGCTGTGCGTCGTTACACTCTTCTCCGTCCTGCCGTACCCATCGCTCGGGCTGCCCGAGCTGAGCATCGAGATCGAACGATACCTGCTGTACGGGCTGACCGTGTGCGTAACGATCGCGCACCTTCACTACGGTGCCGGGGTGGTGCGCGAAATGTGCCATCATTTCCGGATTCGCTGCTTCAAA ATACCAACCAGTCCGTTACCGCAGACGACACCGCCAGCGGACGATATGGAGGACATCGAGCTGTAA